One segment of Prionailurus bengalensis isolate Pbe53 chromosome X, Fcat_Pben_1.1_paternal_pri, whole genome shotgun sequence DNA contains the following:
- the UBA1 gene encoding ubiquitin-like modifier-activating enzyme 1 isoform X2: MSSSPLSKKRRVSGPDPKPGSNCSPAHSVLSEVPSVPTNGMAKNGSEADIDEGLYSRQLYVLGHEAMKRLQTSSVLVSGLRGLGVEIAKNIILGGVKAVTLHDQGTAHWADLSSQFYLREEDIGKNRAEVSQPRLAELNSYVPVSAYTGPLVEDFLSGFQVVVLTNTPLEDQLRVGEFCHSRGIKLVVADTRGLFGQLFCDFGEEMILTDSNGEQPLSAMVSMVTKDSPGVVTCLDEARHGFESGDFVSFSEVQGMVELNGSQPMEIKVLGPYTFSICDTSNFSDYIRGGIVSQVKVPKKISFKSLLASLAEPDFVMTDFAKYSRPAQLHIGFQALHQFCAQHGRPPRPRNEEDATELVTLARAVNARALRAVQQDSLDEDLIRKLAYVAAGDLAPINAFIGGLAAQEVMKACSGKFMPIMQWLYFDALECLPEDKEALTEDKCHPRQNRYDGQVAVFGSDLQEKLGKQKYFLVGAGAIGCELLKNFAMIGLGCGEGGEIVVTDMDTIEKSNLNRQFLFRPWDVTKLKSDTAAAAVRQMNPHIRVTSHQNRVGPDTERIYDDDFFQNLDGVANALDNVDARMYMDRRCVYYRKPLLESGTLGTKGNVQVVIPFLTESYSSSQDPPEKSIPICTLKNFPNAIEHTLQWARDEFEGLFKQPAENVNQYLTDPKFVERTLRLAGTQPLEVLEAVQRSLVLQRPQTWADCVTWACHHWHTQYSNNIRQLLHNFPPDQLTSSGAPFWSGPKRCPHPLTFDVSNPLHLDYVVAAANLFAQTYGLTGSQDRAAVATLLRSVQVPEFTPKSGVKIHVSDQELQSANASVDDSRLEELKATLPSPEKLPGFKMYPIDFEKDDDSNFHMDFIVAASNLRAENYDIPPADRHKSKLIAGKIIPAIATTTAAVVGLVCLELYKVVQGHRQLDSYKNGFLNLALPFFGFSEPLAAPRHQYYNQEWTLWDRFEVQGLQPNGEEMTLKQFLDYFKTEHKLEITMLSQGVSMLYSFFMPAAKLKERLDQPMTEIVSRVSKRKLGRHVRALVLELCCNDESGEDVEVPYVRYAIR, from the exons ATGTCCAGCTCGCCGCTGTCCAAGAAACGTCGCGTGTCCGGGCCTGATCCAAAGCCGGGTTCTAACTGTTCCCCTGCCCACTCCGTATTATCCGAAGTGCCCTCGGTGCCAACCAAC GGAATGGCAAAGAACGGCAGTGAAGCAGACATAGATGAGGGCCTTTACTCCCGGCAGCT GTATGTGTTGGGCCATGAGGCAATGAAGCGGCTCCAGACATCGAGCGTCCTGGTGTCAGGCCTGCGGGGCCTAGGTGTGGAGATCGCCAAGAACATCATCCTTGGTGGGGTTAAGGCTGTCACCCTACATGACCAGGGCACCGCCCATTGGGCTGACCTCTCCTCCCAG TTCTACCTGCGGGAAGAGGACATCGGGAAAAACCGGGCTGAAGTCTCACAGCCCCGCCTCGCTGAGCTCAACAGCTATGTGCCTGTCAGTGCCTACACCGGGCCCCTGGTCGAGGACTTCCTTAGTGGCTTTCAG GTGGTGGTCCTCACCAACACCCCCCTGGAGGACCAGCTGCGGGTGGGTGAGTTCTGTCACAGCCGTGGCATCAAGCTGGTGGTGGCAGACACGCGGGGCCTATTCGG GCAGCTCTTCTGTGACTTTGGAGAGGAAATGATCCTCACAGATTCCAACGGGGAGCAGCCACTCAGCGCTATGGTTTCTATGGTCACCAAG GACAGCCCCGGTGTGGTCACCTGCCTGGATGAGGCCCGCCATGGATTTGAGAGTGGCGACTTTGTCTCCTTTTCAGAAGTACAGGGCATGGTTGAACTCAACGGAAGTCAGCCCATGGAGATCAAAGTCTTGG GTCCTTACACCTTTAGCATCTGTGACACCTCCAACTTCTCCGATTATATCCGTGGAGGCATTGTCAGTCAGGTCAAAGTACCTAAGAAGATCAGCTTT AAATCCTTGCTGGCCTCACTGGCAGAGCCTGACTTTGTGATGACGGACTTTGCCAAGTATTCCCGCCCTGCCCAGCTGCACATTGGCTTCCAGGCCCTACACCagttctgtgctcagcatggCCGGCCCCCTCGGCCCCGTAATGAG GAGGATGCAACAGAGCTGGTGACCCTAGCGCGGGCCGTGAATGCTCGAGCCCTGCGAGCAGTGCAGCAGGACAGCCTGGATGAGGACCTCATCCGGAAGCTGGCATATGTGGCTGCTGGGGATCTGGCGCCTATAAACGCTTTCATTGGGGGCCTGGCTGCCCAGGAGGTCATGAAG GCCTGCTCCGGGAAGTTTATGCCCATCATGCAGTGGTTGTACTTTGATGCCCTGGAGTGTCTCCCTGAGGACAAAGAGGCCCTCACGGAGGATAAGTGCCACCCG CGCCAGAACCGTTACGATGGACAGGTGGCCGTGTTTGGCTCAGACCTGCAAGAGAAGTTGGGCAAGCAGAAGTACTTTCTA GTGGGTGCAGGAGCCATCGGCTGTGAGCTGCTCAAAAACTTCGCTATGATTGGGCTGGGCTGTGGAGAAGGTGGAGAGATTGTGGTCACAGACATGGACACTATCGAGAAGTCAAATCTGAACCGACAGTTTCTGTTCCGGCCCTGGGACGTCACG AAGTTAAAGTCTGACACGGCCGCTGCGGCTGTACGCCAGATGAATCCGCACATCCGGGTGACGAGCCATCAGAACCGTGTGGGCCCTGACACGGAGCGCATCTATGACGACGATTTTTTCCAAAACCTGGATGGTGTGGCCAATGCCCTGGACAACGTGGATGCCC GCATGTACATGGACCGCCGTTGCGTGTACTACCGTAAGCCGCTGCTGGAGTCTGGCACGCTGGGCACCAAAGGCAACGTGCAGGTGGTGATCCCCTTCCTGACAGAGTCCTACAGCTCTAGCCAGGATCCGCCTGAAAAGTCCATCCCCATCTGCACGCTGAAGAACTTCCCCAATGCCATTGAGCACACCCTGCAG TGGGCTCGGGACGAGTTTGAAGGCCTCTTCAAGCAGCCGGCAGAAAACGTCAACCAGTACCTCAC AGACCCCAAGTTTGTGGAGCGGACCCTGCGGCTGGCGGGCACCCAACCCCTGGAGGTGCTGGAGGCCGTGCAGCGCAGCCTGGTGCTGCAGCGGCCACAGACCTGGGCCGACTGTGTGACCTGGGCCTGCCACCACTGGCACACCCAGTACTCTAACAACATCCGGCAGCTGCTGCATAACTTCCCTCCCGACCAG CTCACAAGCTCGGGAGCTCCATTCTGGTCTGGGCCCAAGCGCTGTCCACACCCGCTTACCTTTGATGTCAGCAAT CCCCTGCATCTGGACTATGTGGTGGCTGCCGCCAACCTGTTTGCCCAGACCTATGGGCTGACAGGCTCTCAGGACCGAGCTGCCGTCGCCACACTCCTACGGTCTGTGCAAGTCCCCGAGTTTACCCCCAAGTCTGGCGTCAAGATCCACGTCTCTGACCAGGAGCTGCAGAGCGCCAATGCCTCAGTTG ATGACAGCCGTCTAGAGGAGCTCAAGGCCACACTGCCCAGCCCAGAAAAGCTCCCTGGATTCAAGATGTACCCCATCGACTTTGAGAAG GATGATGACAGCAATTTCCATATGGATTTCATTGTGGCTGCATCCAACCTCCGGGCAGAGAACTATGACATTCCCCCTGCGGACCGGCACAAG AGCAAGCTGATTGCAGGGAAGATCATCCCAGCCATCGCCACGACCACGGCGGCTGTGGTTGGCCTTGTGTGTCTGGAGTTGTATAAGGTGGTGCAGGGGCACCGACAACTTGACTCCTACAAGAATGGTTTCCTCAACTTGGCCCTGCCCTTCTTTGGCTTCTCTGAACCCCTTGCCGCACCCCGTCACCAG TACTATAACCAGGAGTGGACGTTGTGGGACCGCTTTGAGGTACAAGGACTGCAGCCTAACGGGGAGGAGATGACGCTCAAACAGTTCCTCGACTACTTTAAG acAGAGCATAAGTTGGAGATCACCATGCTGTCTCAGGGCGTGTCCATGCTCTACTCCTTCTTCATGCCAGCCGCCAAGCTCAAGGAACGGTTGGATCAGCC GATGACTGAGATCGTGAGCCGCGTGTCGAAGCGAAAGCTGGGCCGCCACGTGCGGGCGCTGGTGCTTGAGCTGTGCTGCAACGACGAGAGCGGCGAGGACGTCGAGGTCCCCTACGTCCGATACGCCATCCGCTGA
- the UBA1 gene encoding ubiquitin-like modifier-activating enzyme 1 isoform X1, with protein MSSSPLSKKRRVSGPDPKPGSNCSPAHSVLSEVPSVPTNGMAKNGSEADIDEGLYSRQLYVLGHEAMKRLQTSSVLVSGLRGLGVEIAKNIILGGVKAVTLHDQGTAHWADLSSQFYLREEDIGKNRAEVSQPRLAELNSYVPVSAYTGPLVEDFLSGFQVVVLTNTPLEDQLRVGEFCHSRGIKLVVADTRGLFGQLFCDFGEEMILTDSNGEQPLSAMVSMVTKDSPGVVTCLDEARHGFESGDFVSFSEVQGMVELNGSQPMEIKVLGPYTFSICDTSNFSDYIRGGIVSQVKVPKKISFKSLLASLAEPDFVMTDFAKYSRPAQLHIGFQALHQFCAQHGRPPRPRNEEDATELVTLARAVNARALRAVQQDSLDEDLIRKLAYVAAGDLAPINAFIGGLAAQEVMKACSGKFMPIMQWLYFDALECLPEDKEALTEDKCHPRQNRYDGQVAVFGSDLQEKLGKQKYFLVGAGAIGCELLKNFAMIGLGCGEGGEIVVTDMDTIEKSNLNRQFLFRPWDVTKLKSDTAAAAVRQMNPHIRVTSHQNRVGPDTERIYDDDFFQNLDGVANALDNVDARMYMDRRCVYYRKPLLESGTLGTKGNVQVVIPFLTESYSSSQDPPEKSIPICTLKNFPNAIEHTLQWARDEFEGLFKQPAENVNQYLTDPKFVERTLRLAGTQPLEVLEAVQRSLVLQRPQTWADCVTWACHHWHTQYSNNIRQLLHNFPPDQLTSSGAPFWSGPKRCPHPLTFDVSNPLHLDYVVAAANLFAQTYGLTGSQDRAAVATLLRSVQVPEFTPKSGVKIHVSDQELQSANASVDDSRLEELKATLPSPEKLPGFKMYPIDFEKDDDSNFHMDFIVAASNLRAENYDIPPADRHKSKLIAGKIIPAIATTTAAVVGLVCLELYKVVQGHRQLDSYKNGFLNLALPFFGFSEPLAAPRHQYYNQEWTLWDRFEVQGLQPNGEEMTLKQFLDYFKVRSLLHSPPTCRQRVQVTHWSVNPHDTAVPFSLLQTEHKLEITMLSQGVSMLYSFFMPAAKLKERLDQPMTEIVSRVSKRKLGRHVRALVLELCCNDESGEDVEVPYVRYAIR; from the exons ATGTCCAGCTCGCCGCTGTCCAAGAAACGTCGCGTGTCCGGGCCTGATCCAAAGCCGGGTTCTAACTGTTCCCCTGCCCACTCCGTATTATCCGAAGTGCCCTCGGTGCCAACCAAC GGAATGGCAAAGAACGGCAGTGAAGCAGACATAGATGAGGGCCTTTACTCCCGGCAGCT GTATGTGTTGGGCCATGAGGCAATGAAGCGGCTCCAGACATCGAGCGTCCTGGTGTCAGGCCTGCGGGGCCTAGGTGTGGAGATCGCCAAGAACATCATCCTTGGTGGGGTTAAGGCTGTCACCCTACATGACCAGGGCACCGCCCATTGGGCTGACCTCTCCTCCCAG TTCTACCTGCGGGAAGAGGACATCGGGAAAAACCGGGCTGAAGTCTCACAGCCCCGCCTCGCTGAGCTCAACAGCTATGTGCCTGTCAGTGCCTACACCGGGCCCCTGGTCGAGGACTTCCTTAGTGGCTTTCAG GTGGTGGTCCTCACCAACACCCCCCTGGAGGACCAGCTGCGGGTGGGTGAGTTCTGTCACAGCCGTGGCATCAAGCTGGTGGTGGCAGACACGCGGGGCCTATTCGG GCAGCTCTTCTGTGACTTTGGAGAGGAAATGATCCTCACAGATTCCAACGGGGAGCAGCCACTCAGCGCTATGGTTTCTATGGTCACCAAG GACAGCCCCGGTGTGGTCACCTGCCTGGATGAGGCCCGCCATGGATTTGAGAGTGGCGACTTTGTCTCCTTTTCAGAAGTACAGGGCATGGTTGAACTCAACGGAAGTCAGCCCATGGAGATCAAAGTCTTGG GTCCTTACACCTTTAGCATCTGTGACACCTCCAACTTCTCCGATTATATCCGTGGAGGCATTGTCAGTCAGGTCAAAGTACCTAAGAAGATCAGCTTT AAATCCTTGCTGGCCTCACTGGCAGAGCCTGACTTTGTGATGACGGACTTTGCCAAGTATTCCCGCCCTGCCCAGCTGCACATTGGCTTCCAGGCCCTACACCagttctgtgctcagcatggCCGGCCCCCTCGGCCCCGTAATGAG GAGGATGCAACAGAGCTGGTGACCCTAGCGCGGGCCGTGAATGCTCGAGCCCTGCGAGCAGTGCAGCAGGACAGCCTGGATGAGGACCTCATCCGGAAGCTGGCATATGTGGCTGCTGGGGATCTGGCGCCTATAAACGCTTTCATTGGGGGCCTGGCTGCCCAGGAGGTCATGAAG GCCTGCTCCGGGAAGTTTATGCCCATCATGCAGTGGTTGTACTTTGATGCCCTGGAGTGTCTCCCTGAGGACAAAGAGGCCCTCACGGAGGATAAGTGCCACCCG CGCCAGAACCGTTACGATGGACAGGTGGCCGTGTTTGGCTCAGACCTGCAAGAGAAGTTGGGCAAGCAGAAGTACTTTCTA GTGGGTGCAGGAGCCATCGGCTGTGAGCTGCTCAAAAACTTCGCTATGATTGGGCTGGGCTGTGGAGAAGGTGGAGAGATTGTGGTCACAGACATGGACACTATCGAGAAGTCAAATCTGAACCGACAGTTTCTGTTCCGGCCCTGGGACGTCACG AAGTTAAAGTCTGACACGGCCGCTGCGGCTGTACGCCAGATGAATCCGCACATCCGGGTGACGAGCCATCAGAACCGTGTGGGCCCTGACACGGAGCGCATCTATGACGACGATTTTTTCCAAAACCTGGATGGTGTGGCCAATGCCCTGGACAACGTGGATGCCC GCATGTACATGGACCGCCGTTGCGTGTACTACCGTAAGCCGCTGCTGGAGTCTGGCACGCTGGGCACCAAAGGCAACGTGCAGGTGGTGATCCCCTTCCTGACAGAGTCCTACAGCTCTAGCCAGGATCCGCCTGAAAAGTCCATCCCCATCTGCACGCTGAAGAACTTCCCCAATGCCATTGAGCACACCCTGCAG TGGGCTCGGGACGAGTTTGAAGGCCTCTTCAAGCAGCCGGCAGAAAACGTCAACCAGTACCTCAC AGACCCCAAGTTTGTGGAGCGGACCCTGCGGCTGGCGGGCACCCAACCCCTGGAGGTGCTGGAGGCCGTGCAGCGCAGCCTGGTGCTGCAGCGGCCACAGACCTGGGCCGACTGTGTGACCTGGGCCTGCCACCACTGGCACACCCAGTACTCTAACAACATCCGGCAGCTGCTGCATAACTTCCCTCCCGACCAG CTCACAAGCTCGGGAGCTCCATTCTGGTCTGGGCCCAAGCGCTGTCCACACCCGCTTACCTTTGATGTCAGCAAT CCCCTGCATCTGGACTATGTGGTGGCTGCCGCCAACCTGTTTGCCCAGACCTATGGGCTGACAGGCTCTCAGGACCGAGCTGCCGTCGCCACACTCCTACGGTCTGTGCAAGTCCCCGAGTTTACCCCCAAGTCTGGCGTCAAGATCCACGTCTCTGACCAGGAGCTGCAGAGCGCCAATGCCTCAGTTG ATGACAGCCGTCTAGAGGAGCTCAAGGCCACACTGCCCAGCCCAGAAAAGCTCCCTGGATTCAAGATGTACCCCATCGACTTTGAGAAG GATGATGACAGCAATTTCCATATGGATTTCATTGTGGCTGCATCCAACCTCCGGGCAGAGAACTATGACATTCCCCCTGCGGACCGGCACAAG AGCAAGCTGATTGCAGGGAAGATCATCCCAGCCATCGCCACGACCACGGCGGCTGTGGTTGGCCTTGTGTGTCTGGAGTTGTATAAGGTGGTGCAGGGGCACCGACAACTTGACTCCTACAAGAATGGTTTCCTCAACTTGGCCCTGCCCTTCTTTGGCTTCTCTGAACCCCTTGCCGCACCCCGTCACCAG TACTATAACCAGGAGTGGACGTTGTGGGACCGCTTTGAGGTACAAGGACTGCAGCCTAACGGGGAGGAGATGACGCTCAAACAGTTCCTCGACTACTTTAAGGTGAGGTCCCTCCTGCACTCTCCCCCGACCTGCCGGCAGCGCGTGCAGGTGACTCACTGGTCTGTCAATCCCCATGACACtgctgtccccttctccctcctccagacAGAGCATAAGTTGGAGATCACCATGCTGTCTCAGGGCGTGTCCATGCTCTACTCCTTCTTCATGCCAGCCGCCAAGCTCAAGGAACGGTTGGATCAGCC GATGACTGAGATCGTGAGCCGCGTGTCGAAGCGAAAGCTGGGCCGCCACGTGCGGGCGCTGGTGCTTGAGCTGTGCTGCAACGACGAGAGCGGCGAGGACGTCGAGGTCCCCTACGTCCGATACGCCATCCGCTGA